TGATTCTTCCCAATTACCTCTGCTGGCACCTCCTTGGTATCCAAAACCTCGAATGTAATCTTTACGGTCGGTATCGCCACCTATATTTCTAAAACGAGGAATGTACACTCCATTTGGTTTGCGACCTTTATAATATTTATCTTCAAAACCATCAAATTTACCATTTGCACCTACGCCTAATTGGTGGTCCATAATGTTTCTACCTAATTGGTCAGAATCATTTCCTAATCCATTCGGGAAACGATCAGATTTTGATTGCAATAAAATTTGAGTAGAAGCTATAGATGATGCACATAAGAAAATCACTTTTGCTTTAAAAACAAATTCTTCTTTTGTTAAACGATCTATTACTTTAACACCTATTGCCTTTTTTGTAGCATCGTCATAAATAACTTCTGATACAATAGAATCGGGTCTTAGTGTTAAGTTACCTGTGCTTTCTGCTGCAGGTAAGGTAGAAGAGTTAGAGCTAAAATAAGCTCCAAAAGGACACCCTCTTATACAACGGTTTCTAAATTGACATTTACTTCTACCATCAAATTTCTTTTCCCCTGTAATGTGTGCTACACGACCAGCAGTTACAACTCTACCATCAAAATTTTCAGAAACTTTATCTCTAAGTGTTTGTTCTACACAATTTAATTCCATCATAGGTCCAAATTGACCATCAGGTAACTGTTCTAATCCTAAATTTTCACCACTAACACCTATATAAGATTCTATTTTGTCATACCAAGGGGCAATATCTTTATAACGAACTGGCCAATCTACAGCAATACCATCTTTTTTATTAGCTCCAAAATCAATATCACTCCAGCGGTAGCTATGACGCCCCCACATGATAGATCTACCACCAACGTGATAACCACGAATCCAGTCAAATCTTTTAGTTTCGTTATAGGGGTGCTCTAAATCATTTACAAACCAGAAATTATGTGGTGCTTTAACAGTATACCCAGTTCTTCCTTGCTTAAGTTGTTTGTCTATATCTTCTTTTGGTAATTCAC
This genomic stretch from Cellulophaga algicola DSM 14237 harbors:
- a CDS encoding GMC oxidoreductase, which translates into the protein MSNFFYNEEQESYDAIVVGTGISGGWAAKELCENGLKTLILERGKMVTHIKDYPTANMDDWDFPNNGELPKEDIDKQLKQGRTGYTVKAPHNFWFVNDLEHPYNETKRFDWIRGYHVGGRSIMWGRHSYRWSDIDFGANKKDGIAVDWPVRYKDIAPWYDKIESYIGVSGENLGLEQLPDGQFGPMMELNCVEQTLRDKVSENFDGRVVTAGRVAHITGEKKFDGRSKCQFRNRCIRGCPFGAYFSSNSSTLPAAESTGNLTLRPDSIVSEVIYDDATKKAIGVKVIDRLTKEEFVFKAKVIFLCASSIASTQILLQSKSDRFPNGLGNDSDQLGRNIMDHQLGVGANGKFDGFEDKYYKGRKPNGVYIPRFRNIGGDTDRKDYIRGFGYQGGASRGNWEESIAELSFGKELKNSILKPGGWNMGIMGFGEVLPYEDNRMTLDYDKLDSWGLPTVTFDAEFKENEWKMREDIKQQAVEMLEKAGFRDVKSFDNPGALGLGIHEMGTARMGRDPKTSVLNGNNQVHAVPNVYVTDGAFMTSASCVNPSLTYMAFTARAANHAAEQLKKGNV